The Malaclemys terrapin pileata isolate rMalTer1 chromosome 20, rMalTer1.hap1, whole genome shotgun sequence genome contains the following window.
AGAGGGTGGATGGGCGGGGCTCCCCTGTGGCCAACCAAGAGGCGGCGCGGTCGGAGCCAATCAGAGAGTGGGAGGCGGGGCCGAGCGCTCGGTGGGGGCGGCAAGATGGCGGCTGAGGCGTGAGGtcagtgtggagggggggggggaaggagagcgagggacacagccccctcccccatccagggtcctggccccgccccctacgtgttccccggggggggggcacaaacaTTCCAGTCCCGCCTCGCGCCCAGCCGCCTCCATCTCCCCAGCTGCTGCTCGGGCTGGCGGGGGCCCCCCCGTGCTCTCCCGGTGACCCCGTCACTgctggtcgggggggggggatccccctctcctcccctcccccagctgcttcTCTGGGGCGTGGGAACCCACCTCCCATTCTCCtgccggctccccccccccccccaccgggtcctctcttaccccccccccagctgctgccCTGTGATTGGGAGTGGGATTCCCCTGCCTTtcagccgcccctcctcccccaactactactctggggctggggagaggaccccatttcctctcctctccacttGGTGGTCCCCGCCTAGCTGCTCCTCTGTGGATGTGGGTGACCCCCTTTTTCACAATCTGGGGCCTGTCCtgttcttcccctcccagccgcTTTGGGGGTGTAGGGGATTTGTCCCCTCCCCAAACCAGCTGATTTGTCCTGCTGAAAAATCCGCCCCCACCCACGCACCCCTTCCTTGCCCCCATTACTGTGCCCCCTTTTTCAAAACCATTGTCAGATTCCCAGCCCTGGTGGGACAGGCGTGACCCTACACAGGTAGAGAACAGGCTCAGCCTTCCATGCACATGCACCCTTGGACCATTCACTCTGAATCTGCAGGAATCTGCTCTAGGAAAGTGGGTCTGTGACACTTAGAGCTTGGCAAAGGAACAGCTTTGTAACCTGGATGTGTCATTTTGCCTAGGAACGGGGCAGAGATTGGCCAGACTCGTGCCATGTACAGCAAGAGTAACAATTCTCACTCGCTTTTCTTCTGGGCTAGTGGTTTTTAAAGTGGTAAGTTCTGTAGTCAGTTACCAATCCCATAAACCATCTTGTCTCACTTGACTGAGACCATGCCTATCCGTGAGGTAGCTGGAGTTCCTGCCCTTCAGAAATATTAACTTCTCGTTTTCCTTTCTTCCAGGGGACTTGTATTCATGGTCTCTGGGGCTTTAGTGAGCTTTTAATGCGGAGAATGTCGTGCAGGGGTTTCCTGAGGTTGCTGGCATCACCTTTGAGATGGAGTACGTATCTGTTTCTGTTCATTGCATCGAGACTGATTCTGGAGTGTTGCTCTGTATTGCTTTGCGATGCAAAAAGTGCATTTAGCAACTATACTGGCTCCCAGTCTTCATAGAAATGtgggactggaggggacctcgaCAAGTCATCTAGCCTTTCccccgtgctgaggcaggatGGCAGGTCTAACTAtccatagaccatccctgacaggtgtttggtgCTTTTTAAGCACAGGTTAGACAACAACAGGGCTTCCTCAACCTCCCTTGATAACCTGTTCCGGTACTTAATCATGCTTGGAGTTAGAAAGTTTCTTAATATACAACCAAAATCTCCCCTGAAACAAAGCCGGTTCCTTCGTGTCCTCCCCTCagaggaaatggagaacaattgattagtCGTCTTTatcaatatatggagatatacctatctcatagaactggaagagacgctgaaaggtcattgagtccagacctctgcctttactagcaggaccaagtactgattttgccccagattcctaagtggcccctttaaggattgaactcacagcgctgggtttagcaggccaatgctcaaacaactgggctatccctcccccccccaaccttgTACATATTTgttctccctcagtcttctcttctctagactaaacgtGCCCAGTTCTTTCAGACTTTCCTCATAGGTcttctaaatcagtgtttctcaaccttttcgaTACCAGGGACCATCTTGCTGCCTCCTAAACTGTGTGTgagagatctcagggaccagcgCCGCTCCACGGACTCGTCGTTGAGAAACTCTGTTCTAAATCTcttatcgtttttgttgctccaGGAACAACCAGCTGGGGgacaggaaaaaataatcccagggTTGCACAATTTGAATAGTTGGGCAGGGGTCTATGCCTTTCTGTGAAGCACTGTTTGGAGGCAGGGTACCACGGTCCTATCTAGCATGGCAAGAGGTGGGATAATGAATTAGAAAGATGTCTGATGCTATACTAGATGGGCCCAGCACAGCATGAGACATAATCCCTAGTGGAGAGAGCACTAGAGCGGAACTCAGGAGACCCgggttctatttctagctctgtcactggcctgcggaatgatcttgggcaagtcactttccctccacgtgcctcagtttccccatctgtaaaatggggatgacgaTGATAACCTCTTTTGcaaagtgccttgagatctactaatgaaaacTACTAGgtaagagctaggcattattctagatggaccattgttctggtCTCCTACAGcaatagatggaccattggtacaGAAAGGGATGCCAGCTTGGATTAGTCGGATTGTTCCCAAGTGGTAATTAATGAAACTTCTCTTCCTTATAGGTATCAATCTTTTCCCTCATACCTTCGTACCAGGGAGATGGCCATTAACCCAAGCTCTGGGCCATCTGGAAACCCGCACCATGGCAACCCTCAACCAGATACACCGTAAGGGCAAGCCAAAGTTTCCCCCACCCAAACTTGGCCCCACCTTTGGCAACCCCCAGCTCAAGGGAGTGGTCCTCAAGACCATGATTCGCAAGCCCAAGAAACCCAACTCTGCCAACAGAAAGTGCGCCCGGGTGCGACTCAGCAATGGCAAGGAGGTGATCTGCTTCATTCCCGGAGAAGGTCACAACTTGCAGGAGCACAGCATTGTGCTGGTGGAAGGTGGAAGGACACAGGACTTGCCTGGGGTGAAGCTCAAAATAGTGCGTGGGAAATATGACTGCGCCCATGTTCAGAAGAAGAAATAAGTGCCGCCGCGCTGAGAGATGTCGTGGGATTGTCAAGTTCCCGGCTTCGTAGGAAAGGAGTTTTAATCACGTCTGCATTTGTGTCATGGCAGATATCCTCCAGAGACACAACTACTTGCTCTGTACTGTTGTGAGATATTTACACGCAGACCATGCTCATTAAATTCAAACTCCTCTCTGAGAGACAGGATGAATTTGTGTTCCGAGCAAGGGCGCTGAGTTGTAGTCTCAGTTCCTGGGGCATATGAGGGGGTGTCTCTGGCTATGGGGTCTTTTTGGAAGAGTCACTCAGGC
Protein-coding sequences here:
- the MRPS12 gene encoding 28S ribosomal protein S12, mitochondrial — its product is MRRMSCRGFLRLLASPLRWSINLFPHTFVPGRWPLTQALGHLETRTMATLNQIHRKGKPKFPPPKLGPTFGNPQLKGVVLKTMIRKPKKPNSANRKCARVRLSNGKEVICFIPGEGHNLQEHSIVLVEGGRTQDLPGVKLKIVRGKYDCAHVQKKK